In Rhizobium sp. ARZ01, a genomic segment contains:
- a CDS encoding inorganic phosphate transporter has translation MDNTPTRLGKPTLDKDLDKLTRLEEATHFISRGLLAPGIGLIFLALAMIVAAAFVIDRPGAAVIIAAAALAAYMAMNIGANDVANNVSPAVGSRALTMTAALVIAAVFETLGALLAGGDVVSTVSEGIVGPASMPPDTLILAMLAALLSAAVWINVATWLGAPISTTHAIVGAVMGAGIAAAGAASVDWKLMSGIATSWVASPLLGGVIAALLLFFIKETIIYRDDKIAAARRWVPGLVGLMSGSFVAYLSISPLDHLLDLSLGASLLLGLAAGMATYAASVPFIARQSIGLDNRNQSLRKLFRVPLIISAALLSFAHGANDVANAIGPLAAIVHAAQTAQSGFDHTLPLWVMLIGALGISLGLLLFGPKLIELVGKDITKLNPMRAYCVALSAAVTVLVASAFGMPVSSTHIAVGSVFGVGFFREWYTRNSRRRLDYIRKRGGIIDVEELEDRNPDEIRRRRLVRRSHFMTIVAAWIITVPLTAMAAAILFTLLNGLFG, from the coding sequence ATGGACAATACCCCCACGCGGCTGGGAAAGCCGACTCTTGACAAGGATCTCGACAAGCTGACGCGCCTCGAGGAGGCGACGCATTTCATTTCAAGAGGCCTGCTCGCACCCGGCATCGGCTTGATCTTTCTTGCGCTCGCGATGATTGTCGCGGCAGCCTTCGTGATCGACCGGCCCGGCGCCGCGGTCATCATCGCCGCCGCCGCGCTTGCCGCCTACATGGCCATGAACATCGGCGCGAATGACGTCGCCAACAACGTCAGCCCGGCGGTCGGGTCGCGCGCCCTGACGATGACGGCCGCCCTTGTCATTGCGGCGGTGTTCGAGACGCTCGGCGCCCTGCTCGCCGGCGGCGACGTGGTTTCGACCGTTTCGGAGGGGATCGTCGGTCCGGCCTCGATGCCGCCGGATACGCTGATCCTGGCGATGCTCGCCGCGCTGCTGTCGGCAGCGGTGTGGATCAATGTCGCCACCTGGCTGGGCGCGCCGATTTCGACGACACACGCGATCGTCGGCGCCGTGATGGGCGCGGGAATCGCTGCTGCCGGTGCTGCTTCAGTCGACTGGAAGCTCATGTCGGGCATTGCGACGAGTTGGGTCGCTTCGCCCTTGCTCGGCGGTGTGATTGCGGCCCTTCTCCTCTTTTTCATCAAGGAAACAATCATCTATCGCGACGACAAGATCGCCGCGGCACGCCGCTGGGTGCCGGGGCTGGTCGGGCTGATGAGTGGCAGCTTTGTAGCCTATCTTTCGATCAGCCCGCTGGACCATCTCCTCGACTTAAGCCTCGGCGCCAGCCTTTTGCTCGGACTTGCGGCAGGTATGGCGACCTATGCGGCGAGCGTCCCGTTCATTGCGCGCCAGTCGATTGGCCTTGACAATCGCAACCAGTCGCTGCGCAAGCTTTTTCGGGTTCCGCTGATCATTTCGGCAGCCCTCCTCTCCTTTGCCCACGGCGCCAATGACGTGGCGAATGCGATCGGCCCACTTGCGGCGATCGTCCATGCCGCCCAAACGGCGCAGAGCGGCTTCGATCACACTCTTCCGCTGTGGGTGATGCTGATCGGCGCGCTCGGCATTTCTTTGGGACTGCTGCTGTTCGGCCCGAAGCTCATCGAGCTCGTCGGCAAGGACATCACCAAGCTCAACCCGATGCGTGCCTATTGCGTGGCGCTTTCCGCCGCCGTGACGGTACTTGTCGCCTCTGCCTTCGGCATGCCCGTGAGTTCGACGCACATTGCAGTCGGCTCAGTCTTCGGTGTCGGCTTCTTCCGCGAATGGTACACGCGCAACTCCAGACGCCGGCTCGACTACATCCGCAAGCGCGGCGGCATCATCGATGTTGAGGAACTCGAGGATCGCAACCCCGATGAAAT